The following coding sequences are from one Geothrix sp. window:
- a CDS encoding SpoIVB peptidase S55 domain-containing protein, whose protein sequence is MTSLFAQGPATMGVGEIRAGMKGYGRTVFQGGKIDRFEFEVLGVQKNAAPGRSRIMVRASGGPLAETGILAGMSGSPCYIDGKLIGALSTGIAFEKEPIGGITPIAEMLDQLRDIPELAPSRTPLILPKLEPPKVLKAALLGQMLDFNTLTGEGDPQALPMALVGSALGAEAQRLWSGWPVTFTAVPTLSGGREDASPIEPGGMVAITLMQGDLDLAASGTITYVSGKRVLLFGHQLFNLGPVDLPLWSATVSTTVASYQNSFKLAMPVAPIGALRLDRSSGVAGILGAEARMVPMRIGLNLGGKRTLNFRFELMDHPTATAALAATAVAQTLDAHTRGIGLQSLSMQGNIKLVGQPAIVIENVIADLNPGRMAQYVGAMLQAICLNPFEKPVIEGISLTIKAEERLDLTAIAGVRLLKARAKRGEVLPVLVTLQNIQGVRETATFNIQVPSSATKGKAILMVGDGYSLTAADPDERVIETASLGDVVRILNGALRNNHAYALLVQAQPGAGLRGSRIEGIPPSVASLVGGDGASSDNRLQRRIIGRALLPLEREVRGLSQLEVEIE, encoded by the coding sequence TTGACATCCCTTTTCGCCCAGGGCCCCGCCACCATGGGGGTCGGCGAGATCCGGGCCGGCATGAAGGGCTATGGCAGGACCGTCTTCCAGGGCGGGAAGATCGACCGCTTCGAGTTCGAAGTCCTGGGCGTGCAGAAGAATGCGGCCCCGGGGCGGAGCCGCATCATGGTCCGGGCCTCCGGCGGCCCCCTGGCGGAGACGGGGATCCTCGCCGGCATGAGCGGCAGCCCCTGCTACATCGATGGCAAGCTCATCGGGGCCTTGAGCACGGGCATCGCCTTCGAGAAGGAGCCCATCGGTGGCATCACGCCCATTGCCGAGATGCTGGACCAGCTTCGGGACATCCCCGAGCTCGCCCCCAGCCGGACGCCCCTCATCCTGCCCAAGCTGGAGCCCCCCAAGGTGCTCAAGGCCGCCCTGCTGGGGCAGATGCTGGACTTCAACACCCTAACCGGCGAGGGAGATCCCCAGGCCCTGCCCATGGCTCTGGTGGGGAGCGCCCTGGGTGCCGAGGCCCAGCGCCTCTGGTCCGGCTGGCCCGTCACCTTCACCGCGGTGCCCACGCTTTCCGGTGGCCGGGAGGACGCGAGCCCCATCGAGCCCGGGGGCATGGTGGCCATCACCCTCATGCAGGGGGACCTGGACCTGGCGGCCTCAGGCACCATCACCTACGTGTCCGGCAAGCGGGTCCTGCTGTTCGGCCATCAGCTGTTCAACCTCGGCCCAGTGGATCTGCCCCTGTGGTCGGCCACGGTGTCCACCACGGTGGCGAGCTACCAGAACTCCTTCAAGCTGGCCATGCCCGTGGCGCCCATCGGAGCTTTGCGGCTGGACCGCAGCTCGGGGGTGGCGGGCATCCTGGGCGCCGAGGCCCGCATGGTGCCCATGCGCATCGGCCTGAACCTGGGCGGCAAGCGCACGCTGAATTTCCGCTTCGAGCTCATGGACCACCCCACGGCCACCGCAGCCCTGGCCGCCACCGCCGTGGCCCAGACCCTGGACGCCCATACCCGGGGCATCGGGCTGCAGAGCCTCTCCATGCAGGGCAACATCAAGCTGGTGGGCCAGCCGGCCATCGTGATCGAGAACGTCATCGCGGACCTGAATCCCGGCCGCATGGCCCAGTACGTGGGGGCCATGCTGCAGGCGATCTGCCTGAACCCCTTCGAGAAGCCCGTCATCGAAGGGATTTCGCTCACCATCAAGGCCGAGGAGCGCCTGGACCTGACCGCCATCGCAGGCGTGCGCCTGCTCAAGGCCCGCGCCAAGCGGGGCGAGGTCCTGCCCGTGCTGGTGACCCTCCAGAACATCCAGGGGGTCCGCGAAACTGCGACCTTCAACATCCAGGTACCTTCCTCGGCCACCAAGGGGAAGGCCATCCTCATGGTCGGCGATGGCTACAGCCTCACGGCCGCCGACCCGGACGAGCGGGTGATCGAGACCGCCTCCCTCGGCGACGTGGTGCGGATCCTGAACGGGGCTCTGCGGAACAACCACGCCTATGCCCTCCTGGTGCAGGCCCAGCCCGGCGCCGGCCTGCGCGGCAGCCGCATCGAAGGCATCCCGCCCTCCGTGGCCAGCCTGGTCGGCGGCGATGGAGCCAGCAGCGACAACCGGCTTCAGCGCCGCATCATCGGGCGCGCCCTGCTGCCCCTCGAGCGGGAAGTACGCGGCCTGAGCCAACTGGAAGTGGAGATTGAATAA
- the aqpZ gene encoding aquaporin Z — protein sequence MNKRLAAEFFGTLWLVLGGCGSAVLAAAFPGVGIGLHGVSLAFGLTVLTMAYAIGPISGCHLNPAVTLGLAVGGRFAYKDLVPYWIAQVLGAVAASAILYVIATGNGSAIGGFASNGYGDHSPGKYGLGAAFLTEVVMTFFFLMVILGSTAKKAAPGFAPIAIGLCLTLIHLISIPVTNTSVNPARSTGPALFVGGWALSQLWLFWVAPLVGAALAGVVFPKLEE from the coding sequence GTGAACAAGCGGCTTGCGGCGGAATTTTTCGGAACGCTCTGGCTGGTCCTCGGCGGCTGCGGCAGCGCCGTGCTGGCGGCGGCTTTTCCCGGCGTGGGCATCGGCCTCCACGGGGTCAGCCTGGCCTTCGGCCTCACGGTGCTGACCATGGCCTATGCCATCGGGCCCATCTCCGGCTGCCACCTGAACCCCGCCGTGACCCTGGGGCTGGCGGTGGGCGGACGCTTCGCCTACAAGGACCTGGTGCCCTACTGGATCGCCCAGGTGTTGGGGGCCGTGGCGGCCTCGGCCATCCTCTACGTCATCGCCACGGGCAATGGGTCCGCCATCGGCGGGTTCGCCAGCAACGGCTACGGCGACCACTCCCCGGGCAAGTACGGCCTGGGTGCCGCCTTCCTGACCGAAGTGGTCATGACCTTCTTCTTCCTCATGGTGATTCTGGGCAGCACGGCCAAGAAGGCCGCCCCGGGCTTCGCCCCCATTGCCATCGGCCTCTGCCTGACCCTCATCCACCTCATCAGCATCCCGGTCACCAATACTTCGGTGAATCCCGCCCGCAGCACGGGCCCGGCCCTGTTCGTGGGGGGCTGGGCGCTGTCCCAGCTCTGGCTCTTCTGGGTGGCCCCGCTCGTCGGCGCGGCCCTGGCGGGAGTTGTGTTCCCCAAGTTGGAGGAATAG
- a CDS encoding 3-hydroxybutyryl-CoA dehydrogenase, producing MSIQNIGVIGAGQMGNGIAHVFAQAGFSVLMQDISEAFAAKGVATVDKNLQRGVDKGKMTADEKAAVLGRIRTTTRLEGLAACDIVIEAATEKWEVKKQIFETLDAVCKPGAILASNTSSISITKLAAVTKRPEAFIGMHFMNPVPVMQLIEVIRGLATGDGTFEAVMALSKQLGKTPIHCNDFPGFVSNRVLLPMINEAIYALYEGVASVESIDGIMKLGMNHPMGPLTLADFIGLDTCLFILNVLHEGLGDPKYRPCPLLIKYVDAGWLGKKSGRGFYDYSAKA from the coding sequence ATGAGCATCCAGAACATCGGCGTCATCGGCGCGGGCCAGATGGGCAACGGCATCGCCCATGTCTTCGCCCAGGCGGGTTTCAGCGTGCTGATGCAGGACATCAGCGAGGCCTTCGCCGCCAAGGGCGTGGCCACCGTCGACAAGAACCTGCAGCGGGGCGTGGACAAGGGCAAGATGACCGCCGATGAAAAGGCCGCCGTGCTCGGCCGCATCCGCACCACCACCCGGCTCGAGGGTCTGGCCGCCTGCGACATCGTGATCGAGGCCGCCACGGAGAAGTGGGAGGTCAAGAAGCAGATCTTCGAGACCCTGGATGCGGTCTGCAAGCCCGGCGCCATCCTGGCGTCGAACACCAGCAGCATCTCCATCACCAAGCTGGCGGCGGTCACCAAGCGGCCCGAGGCCTTCATCGGCATGCACTTCATGAACCCAGTGCCGGTCATGCAGCTCATCGAGGTGATCCGCGGCCTGGCCACCGGTGATGGCACCTTCGAGGCGGTCATGGCGCTGTCGAAGCAGCTCGGCAAGACCCCCATCCACTGCAACGACTTCCCGGGCTTCGTCAGCAACCGCGTGCTGCTGCCCATGATCAACGAGGCGATCTACGCACTGTACGAGGGCGTGGCCAGTGTGGAGAGCATCGACGGGATCATGAAGCTGGGCATGAACCACCCCATGGGTCCGCTCACCCTGGCGGATTTCATCGGCCTGGACACCTGCCTCTTCATCCTCAACGTGCTGCACGAGGGCCTGGGCGATCCCAAGTACCGCCCCTGCCCCCTGCTGATCAAGTACGTGGACGCCGGATGGCTCGGCAAGAAGTCGGGCCGCGGATTCTACGACTACAGCGCAAAAGCCTGA
- a CDS encoding TonB-dependent receptor codes for MRSRHLSSSSLVALLVAAAPLMAQGVSVQLGGRVLDTRGAAVAGATVVIRNGETGLTRTLQTSDEGRYLATLLPVGPYTVTVTKFGYQTAANIKVNLNLGDAAPLTIKLAPESGAVVEVVAATAQVDSERASAAAIVSPDNLTSLPVLNRSFTNLATLAPQVVVDSSRGNLAIAGQRGVNTSVNIDGGDNNEPFFGGATGAAEGKTPFTISIEAIREYQVITDGASAEFGRMGGGYVNAITKNGTNDLSGSLFYYQRPRGWVEAGPTLRQPNGSTTTNPVGAFQQEQFGFSIGGPIVKDKLFYFVAYDAQRKNSPINQVWGGGSPVVFTAADLANVNVQTLLTKSGNYSVPEDSDTYFIRFDFNPTVDHNIQFRVNHSKFKGVTGAASNAAYENLASDVVKTDAYVLQWNWVISGSWMNEFRASQTKDDMPRSTFSTLPEVSITSVGYYGAYPFDRTYNTKRTQIQENISYVTPTFQLKAGIDQNAIDVAEFFAGNWQGVYMFTSLANFEAGNWSTYRQNFGLSGNVRDAGQFATNYKQQAAFVQTDWRLSDSFKLGLGVRWDRQQNPGYPILDMSDPLAGTAGHAAAMPVTAKIPNDSQFSPRASFTWTPAFDQGKTVVRGSVGRYVSTTPAVFFYQVFAANGIRTGQVDFVVKPASGGNPAVDDSTTYGIPRGSAATNTGGGAFNAANPYWISSLPGGAALPKFNIWTFNPNFKNPYTDRANLGAERPFFQDLVLGFSATYAKSNQLERTADLNLGTPTLGAYGRLMYPTRPNTTYGTMGMYYSDATSLYHAYTASLKYHKEGSAFDAQLFYTYAINKDSDSNERNYSGVSIQDAGQLGKQWGYADTDRRQVLTGYFSFLDKEISGILASLSIRYQTGAPYTLLYTKDVNNDGNTSNDRYFANGVDSGRNTYRAGSQLYMDLGLRRDFQVTRKVKFTASMDIFNLLNRQDTYLSYRPNSGSTDAAPVQDQTQNWTGYSATNWPARQIQVGGRFAF; via the coding sequence ATGCGTTCAAGGCACTTAAGCAGCTCATCCCTCGTCGCCCTGCTGGTGGCAGCGGCACCTCTCATGGCCCAGGGCGTATCCGTCCAGCTGGGTGGCCGAGTACTGGACACCCGGGGCGCTGCAGTGGCCGGTGCCACCGTGGTCATCCGCAATGGCGAGACCGGCCTCACCCGCACCCTGCAGACCAGCGACGAGGGCCGGTACCTGGCCACCTTGCTGCCCGTGGGCCCGTACACGGTGACCGTCACGAAGTTCGGCTACCAGACCGCCGCGAACATCAAGGTGAACCTGAACCTCGGCGATGCCGCCCCCCTGACCATCAAACTCGCCCCCGAGAGCGGTGCCGTGGTCGAAGTGGTCGCCGCGACCGCCCAGGTGGATTCGGAGCGCGCCAGCGCCGCCGCCATCGTCTCCCCCGACAACCTGACCAGCCTGCCCGTCTTGAACCGCTCCTTCACCAACCTCGCCACCCTGGCCCCCCAGGTCGTGGTGGACAGCAGCCGCGGCAACCTGGCCATCGCCGGCCAGCGCGGCGTGAACACCTCCGTCAACATCGACGGCGGCGACAACAACGAACCCTTCTTTGGCGGCGCCACTGGCGCGGCCGAGGGCAAGACCCCCTTCACCATTTCCATCGAAGCCATCCGCGAGTACCAGGTGATCACCGACGGCGCCAGCGCCGAGTTCGGCCGCATGGGCGGCGGCTACGTGAACGCCATCACCAAGAACGGCACCAACGACCTCAGCGGCAGCCTCTTCTACTATCAGCGTCCCCGCGGCTGGGTGGAGGCCGGTCCGACCCTGCGCCAGCCCAATGGCAGCACCACCACGAATCCCGTGGGCGCCTTCCAGCAGGAGCAGTTCGGCTTCAGCATCGGTGGCCCCATCGTCAAGGACAAGCTCTTCTACTTCGTGGCCTATGATGCCCAGCGGAAGAATTCCCCCATCAACCAAGTCTGGGGAGGAGGCTCCCCGGTCGTGTTCACGGCCGCAGACCTCGCAAACGTCAATGTGCAGACCCTGCTGACCAAGAGCGGCAATTACTCCGTGCCTGAGGACTCTGACACATACTTCATCCGCTTCGACTTCAACCCCACCGTTGACCACAATATCCAGTTCCGAGTGAACCACTCCAAATTCAAGGGAGTGACTGGGGCAGCTTCCAATGCCGCCTACGAAAACCTGGCTTCGGACGTCGTAAAAACAGACGCCTACGTCCTGCAGTGGAACTGGGTGATCAGTGGCAGCTGGATGAACGAATTCCGCGCCAGTCAGACCAAGGACGACATGCCCAGGTCGACCTTCTCCACCCTCCCGGAAGTCAGCATCACCAGCGTGGGCTACTACGGGGCCTATCCCTTCGACCGCACCTACAACACCAAGCGCACCCAGATCCAGGAGAACATCAGCTACGTCACGCCCACCTTCCAGTTGAAGGCCGGCATCGACCAGAACGCCATCGACGTGGCCGAGTTCTTCGCCGGCAACTGGCAGGGCGTCTACATGTTCACCTCACTGGCCAACTTCGAGGCCGGGAACTGGTCCACCTACCGCCAGAACTTCGGCCTCAGCGGCAATGTGAGAGACGCCGGACAGTTCGCCACCAACTACAAGCAGCAGGCCGCCTTTGTCCAGACCGACTGGCGCCTCAGCGACAGCTTCAAGCTGGGCCTCGGCGTCCGCTGGGACCGCCAGCAGAACCCCGGCTACCCGATCCTGGACATGAGCGATCCCCTCGCGGGCACGGCTGGCCATGCCGCCGCCATGCCCGTGACCGCGAAGATCCCCAACGACAGCCAGTTCTCGCCCAGGGCTTCCTTCACCTGGACGCCAGCCTTCGACCAGGGCAAGACCGTGGTGCGCGGCAGCGTAGGCCGCTACGTCAGCACCACCCCCGCCGTCTTCTTCTACCAGGTATTCGCCGCGAACGGCATCCGCACCGGACAGGTGGATTTCGTCGTCAAGCCGGCTTCCGGTGGCAACCCGGCCGTGGATGATTCCACGACCTACGGCATCCCGCGCGGCAGCGCCGCCACCAACACCGGTGGTGGAGCATTCAATGCGGCAAATCCCTACTGGATTTCCTCCCTCCCCGGAGGCGCCGCCCTGCCCAAGTTCAACATCTGGACCTTCAATCCCAACTTCAAGAATCCCTACACCGACCGCGCAAACCTGGGCGCCGAGCGGCCCTTCTTCCAGGACCTTGTGCTGGGTTTCTCGGCCACCTATGCCAAGAGCAACCAGCTGGAGCGCACCGCGGACCTGAACCTCGGTACGCCCACTCTGGGTGCCTACGGCCGCCTGATGTATCCCACCCGGCCCAACACCACCTACGGCACCATGGGCATGTACTATTCCGATGCCACCAGCCTGTACCACGCCTATACCGCCAGCCTGAAATACCACAAGGAGGGCAGCGCCTTCGACGCCCAGCTCTTCTACACCTACGCCATCAACAAGGACTCTGACTCCAACGAGCGCAACTACTCCGGCGTCTCGATCCAGGATGCCGGCCAGCTGGGCAAGCAGTGGGGCTACGCCGACACCGACCGCCGTCAGGTACTGACCGGCTACTTCAGCTTCCTGGACAAGGAGATTTCCGGAATTCTTGCCTCCCTGTCCATCCGTTACCAGACGGGGGCGCCTTATACCCTGCTCTACACCAAGGATGTCAACAACGACGGGAACACGAGCAACGACCGCTACTTCGCCAACGGCGTGGACTCGGGCCGCAACACCTACCGCGCCGGTTCCCAGCTCTACATGGACCTCGGCCTGCGCCGGGACTTCCAGGTCACCCGCAAGGTCAAGTTCACGGCCTCCATGGACATCTTCAACCTGCTGAACCGGCAGGACACCTACTTGTCCTACCGCCCCAACTCCGGCAGCACCGATGCGGCTCCGGTCCAGGACCAGACCCAGAACTGGACGGGGTACAGCGCCACCAACTGGCCCGCTCGCCAGATTCAAGTAGGTGGCCGCTTCGCTTTCTAG
- a CDS encoding TonB-dependent receptor, with protein sequence MPFRRLPTVALTAFALSVVAHAQTSQTSGALRGTVKDRGSKAISGASVRVTNLETGAGRTVRSGATGDYTFPLLPSGTYEVLVSAPGYKPVKENVRVTLGNSVTLSPTLEASEVGAVVEVVASASSVDAKQVSTVTTLDQDLVETIPLVTRNFTDVAKLAPGVTAGSGSPARLVVEGGRQIFNAIQIDGASNNSAFFNEQRGGVYTPFIFGADTIKELQVVTNGFDAQYAQAGATINAITKGGTNEVTGSALYQMRKTAWTESSDRPPFGGSPASARTNDSENINFNIGGPLVKDKLFYFFGVERYTKKITANPIATTTSAAAGMGAADLTAFLASPLGGIITNRSGFTLAQEFGNPGAGIPAHPYPMSNTNTVYFGRLDWVASQNHRFVLRANFQDMTDTLQNTSANPNNAESNNIPTRVQSISWVLEANNIWTPELFTESRLQLAREARPMTGNAAAGVPAIAIPTSGTNMSFGTKTSTPRESNEITTQFFSATTWAHGDLQIKGGVDLLRVDEDNQFFQNNAGSWRFDTYAGATAWATGTIPPAPAAPAPNPGAPGGITYAGAVSPYNGRIPMWTHTNGFFGQAQYSGLFNKQLTLTAGFRYNKQEFSDNPHPNPNLKGLDQGFGGSTTDPRFAFSFDVDGKGKTVIRGGYGVFTSPTPLLLHSNTMTGNGQIITNYSYTLNTANAGNLALFNSGLLSAANLLSGTSLRKATDAELAAIATSGLFTAGASPTSLWDPANKLSQSKKMNLGAERDLGNNLVVGISGTYVKYEHLQRFENINLNQGQVAGAAVNGFGPSAPYNDGYASTVDLWGGAGTVRPNQATIGGRTVDFRAGAFAAGNPVGGFSDVYLVKTDGYGFYRGVSLSAKKTWNDRTGLIANATWSRSQDTGSFERGTYTSASSDFTSELGASLTPNPQSPASNFGYGDSDRRLVANMVFYFPVGENLDVAIRGLYQSGLPYTAYYSNDLNGDGMANHILAGHTRNDLRQPSYQQFDVRVTRAFKVTKRFHVDAILDIYNVLNKPDFNVTSANYKAGSLNTTTNTFTPNASFGYLTVVDKTKSREVQLGIRLKY encoded by the coding sequence ATGCCATTCCGCCGCCTACCGACCGTCGCCCTGACGGCGTTCGCCCTTTCCGTCGTGGCCCACGCCCAGACCAGCCAGACCTCCGGCGCCCTTCGCGGCACCGTCAAGGACCGCGGCAGCAAGGCCATCAGCGGCGCCAGCGTCCGCGTCACCAACCTTGAGACCGGCGCGGGCCGCACGGTCCGTTCCGGCGCCACCGGCGACTACACCTTCCCCCTGCTGCCCAGCGGCACCTACGAGGTGCTCGTCTCCGCCCCCGGCTACAAGCCCGTCAAGGAGAATGTCCGCGTCACCCTCGGCAACTCGGTGACCCTGAGTCCCACGCTGGAGGCCTCCGAGGTCGGCGCCGTGGTGGAAGTGGTGGCCTCGGCCAGTTCGGTGGATGCCAAGCAGGTGAGCACGGTGACCACCCTCGATCAGGACCTGGTGGAGACGATCCCCCTGGTCACCCGCAACTTCACGGACGTGGCCAAGCTGGCCCCCGGCGTGACCGCCGGCTCCGGCAGCCCGGCCCGCCTGGTGGTGGAGGGCGGCCGCCAGATCTTCAACGCCATCCAGATCGACGGCGCCAGCAACAACTCCGCCTTCTTCAACGAGCAGCGCGGTGGCGTCTACACGCCCTTCATCTTCGGCGCCGACACCATCAAGGAACTGCAGGTCGTCACCAACGGCTTTGACGCCCAGTACGCCCAGGCCGGCGCCACCATCAATGCCATCACCAAGGGCGGCACCAATGAGGTGACCGGCAGCGCCCTCTACCAGATGCGCAAGACCGCCTGGACCGAGTCCTCCGACCGCCCGCCCTTCGGCGGCTCCCCCGCCTCCGCCCGCACCAACGATTCCGAGAACATCAACTTCAACATCGGCGGACCGCTGGTCAAGGACAAGCTCTTCTACTTCTTCGGCGTGGAGCGCTACACCAAGAAGATCACGGCGAATCCCATCGCCACCACGACGAGCGCTGCCGCCGGCATGGGCGCTGCCGACCTGACCGCCTTCCTGGCCTCGCCCCTGGGCGGGATCATCACCAACCGCTCGGGCTTCACCCTGGCCCAGGAATTCGGCAATCCCGGCGCCGGCATCCCGGCCCACCCCTACCCCATGTCCAACACCAACACGGTGTACTTCGGTCGCCTGGACTGGGTGGCCAGCCAGAACCACCGCTTCGTGCTCCGCGCCAACTTCCAGGACATGACGGACACGCTGCAGAACACCAGTGCCAATCCCAACAACGCCGAGAGCAACAACATTCCCACCCGGGTCCAGTCCATCAGCTGGGTGCTCGAGGCCAACAACATCTGGACGCCTGAGCTCTTCACCGAGAGCCGCCTGCAGCTGGCCCGGGAGGCCCGGCCCATGACCGGCAACGCCGCTGCCGGCGTCCCGGCCATCGCCATCCCGACCTCCGGCACCAACATGTCCTTCGGCACGAAGACCTCCACGCCGCGGGAGAGCAACGAGATCACCACCCAGTTCTTCAGCGCCACCACCTGGGCCCACGGGGATCTGCAGATCAAGGGCGGCGTGGACCTCCTCCGGGTCGACGAGGACAACCAGTTCTTCCAGAACAATGCCGGTTCCTGGCGCTTCGACACCTACGCCGGCGCCACCGCCTGGGCCACGGGCACCATCCCGCCCGCTCCCGCCGCGCCCGCCCCCAACCCCGGCGCCCCCGGCGGCATCACCTATGCCGGCGCCGTGAGCCCCTACAACGGCCGCATTCCCATGTGGACGCACACCAACGGCTTCTTCGGCCAGGCCCAGTACTCCGGCCTGTTCAACAAGCAGCTGACCCTCACCGCCGGGTTCCGCTACAACAAGCAGGAATTCTCGGACAATCCCCATCCGAACCCGAACCTCAAGGGCCTGGACCAGGGCTTCGGCGGCAGCACCACGGATCCCCGCTTCGCGTTCAGCTTCGACGTGGACGGCAAGGGGAAGACCGTGATCCGCGGCGGCTACGGTGTCTTCACCAGCCCCACGCCCCTGCTGCTGCACTCCAACACCATGACCGGCAACGGCCAGATCATCACCAATTACTCGTACACGCTGAACACCGCGAACGCCGGCAACCTCGCCCTCTTCAATTCGGGCCTGCTGAGCGCCGCCAACCTGCTCAGCGGCACCAGCCTCCGCAAGGCCACGGACGCCGAGCTGGCGGCCATCGCCACCAGCGGGCTCTTCACCGCCGGCGCCTCCCCCACCTCCCTCTGGGATCCCGCCAACAAGCTGTCCCAGTCCAAGAAGATGAACCTGGGCGCTGAGCGCGACCTGGGCAACAACCTCGTGGTGGGCATCAGCGGCACCTACGTGAAGTACGAGCACCTGCAGCGCTTCGAGAACATCAACCTGAACCAGGGCCAGGTCGCCGGCGCCGCCGTCAATGGCTTCGGTCCTTCCGCCCCCTACAACGACGGCTACGCCAGCACCGTGGATCTCTGGGGAGGCGCAGGCACTGTGCGGCCGAACCAGGCCACCATCGGCGGCCGGACAGTCGACTTCCGCGCCGGCGCCTTCGCTGCGGGCAACCCGGTCGGCGGCTTCAGCGATGTGTACCTGGTCAAGACTGATGGCTATGGCTTCTACCGCGGCGTCAGCCTGTCCGCGAAGAAGACCTGGAATGACCGCACGGGCCTGATCGCCAATGCCACCTGGTCCCGCAGCCAGGACACGGGCTCCTTCGAGCGCGGCACCTACACCTCCGCCAGCAGCGACTTCACCAGCGAGCTGGGCGCCTCGCTCACGCCCAACCCCCAGAGCCCCGCCTCCAACTTCGGCTACGGCGACAGCGACCGGCGCCTGGTGGCGAACATGGTCTTCTACTTCCCCGTCGGCGAGAACCTCGACGTGGCCATCCGCGGCCTCTACCAGTCAGGCCTGCCCTACACCGCCTACTACTCCAATGATCTGAATGGCGATGGGATGGCCAACCACATCCTGGCCGGTCATACCCGCAATGACCTGCGCCAGCCCAGCTACCAGCAGTTCGACGTTCGGGTGACCCGCGCCTTCAAGGTCACCAAGCGGTTCCACGTCGATGCCATCCTCGACATCTACAACGTCCTCAACAAGCCCGACTTCAACGTGACCAGCGCCAACTACAAGGCCGGGTCCCTGAACACGACCACGAACACCTTCACCCCGAATGCCTCCTTCGGGTACCTGACCGTGGTGGACAAGACCAAGTCCCGCGAAGTGCAGCTGGGCATCCGCCTCAAGTACTGA
- a CDS encoding TIGR00282 family metallophosphoesterase — protein MRILALGDVVGEPGRRLVEAFVPELRRETGADLVVVNGENAAHGHGITEAIAREWFDRLGVDVITTGNHAFDVKGIEGYFRQEPRLLRPANHPADTAGNGWVKLHTPSGAEVLVINLMGRVHMPPCDCPFRCVDAILQKERADLVLVDMHAEATSEAQAMGFHLEGRAAAVLGTHTHVGTLDAKVLPGGTAYVTDIGMTGPYEGVIGMKKEASLGRFLKVVRPKYEVAEGDLQLHAVLVTTEGKKATGIERILRKL, from the coding sequence ATGCGGATACTGGCGTTGGGCGACGTGGTGGGGGAACCGGGGCGGCGGCTGGTGGAGGCCTTCGTGCCCGAGCTGCGCCGGGAGACCGGGGCCGACCTGGTGGTGGTGAACGGCGAGAACGCCGCCCATGGCCACGGCATCACCGAGGCCATCGCTCGGGAGTGGTTCGACCGTCTGGGCGTGGATGTCATCACCACGGGCAACCACGCCTTCGACGTGAAGGGCATCGAGGGCTATTTCCGCCAGGAGCCCCGCCTGCTCCGTCCGGCGAACCACCCCGCCGACACGGCCGGGAACGGCTGGGTGAAGCTGCACACACCATCAGGGGCTGAGGTGCTGGTCATCAACCTCATGGGCCGGGTGCACATGCCCCCCTGTGACTGCCCCTTCCGCTGCGTCGACGCCATTCTGCAGAAGGAGCGGGCCGACCTCGTGCTCGTGGACATGCACGCCGAGGCCACCAGCGAGGCCCAGGCCATGGGCTTCCACCTGGAGGGCCGGGCCGCCGCCGTGCTGGGGACCCACACCCATGTGGGCACCCTCGACGCCAAGGTCCTGCCCGGCGGCACCGCCTATGTCACCGACATCGGGATGACCGGCCCCTACGAGGGCGTCATCGGCATGAAGAAGGAGGCCAGCCTGGGCCGCTTCCTCAAGGTGGTCCGGCCGAAGTACGAGGTCGCCGAAGGGGACCTCCAGCTCCACGCCGTGCTGGTCACCACCGAGGGCAAGAAGGCCACGGGCATCGAACGGATATTGCGAAAGCTTTGA
- a CDS encoding HAD family hydrolase, translating into MLRVLAFDADDTLWHNETHYAECQEAFRDLLRAYHDDAWIDARLHDTEMRNLHHYGYGIKGFTLSMIETALELTEERLDGAGIRRVVELGKAMLSKPVEPLPGVAEVLQELSTSFDLMVITKGDLFDQETKLARSGLGPHFSKVEIVSEKDEAAYAAILTRHGLAPGSFTMVGNSVRSDILPVLALGARAVHIPYALTWAHEAVATPLEAPFPVLESIRELPALLAGW; encoded by the coding sequence ATGCTCCGAGTCCTCGCCTTCGACGCCGACGACACCCTCTGGCACAACGAGACGCACTACGCCGAATGTCAGGAGGCCTTCCGCGACCTGCTGCGGGCCTACCATGACGACGCCTGGATCGACGCCCGCCTGCACGACACGGAGATGCGGAATCTCCATCACTACGGCTATGGCATCAAGGGCTTCACCCTCTCCATGATCGAAACGGCCCTGGAGCTCACCGAGGAACGCCTGGACGGCGCCGGCATCCGGCGGGTGGTCGAGCTGGGCAAGGCCATGCTGTCAAAGCCCGTGGAGCCTCTGCCTGGCGTGGCCGAGGTGCTGCAGGAGCTGTCGACGTCCTTCGACCTCATGGTGATCACCAAGGGCGATCTGTTCGACCAGGAGACCAAGCTGGCCCGGTCCGGACTGGGGCCGCACTTCTCGAAGGTGGAGATCGTCTCGGAAAAGGACGAAGCCGCCTACGCCGCCATCCTCACCCGCCACGGCCTGGCCCCTGGGTCCTTCACCATGGTCGGCAATTCCGTAAGGTCGGACATCCTGCCGGTCCTGGCCCTGGGGGCCCGGGCCGTCCACATCCCCTACGCCCTGACCTGGGCCCATGAAGCGGTCGCCACCCCGCTGGAAGCCCCCTTCCCGGTGCTGGAATCCATCCGCGAGCTTCCGGCCCTGCTGGCTGGCTGGTGA